The following coding sequences lie in one Alosa sapidissima isolate fAloSap1 chromosome 15, fAloSap1.pri, whole genome shotgun sequence genomic window:
- the LOC121683479 gene encoding neuronal PAS domain-containing protein 1-like: MATMPFVSEGKCVSVEWDFLQGLLAKPPTLPCLQNLRKEKSRNAARSRRGKENFEFFELAKMLPLPGAITSQLDKASVIRLTISYLHMRHFASQGDPPWNPLLEGESNCAKGEHLLHSGQVK; this comes from the exons ATGGCCACCATGCCCTTCGTCAGCGAGGGCAAGTGTGTGAGCGTGGAATGGGACTTCCTGCAGGGGCTACTGGCCAAGCCCCCCACGCTGCCCTG CCTGCAGAACCTGCGGAAGGAGAAGTCTCGTAACGCGGCTCGTTCCCGCCGGGGGAAGGAGAACTTCGAGTTTTTCGAGCTGGCCAAGATGCTCCCGCTGCCGGGTGCCATCACCAGTCAGCTGGACAAGGCCTCGGTCATCCGGCTGACCATCAGCTACCTGCACATGCGGCACTTCGCCAGCCAGGGAGACCCACCCTGGAACCCCCTGCTGGAGGGGGAGAGTAACTGCGCCAAAGGTGAACACTTACTCCATTCAGGTCAAGTCAAATAG